The following are encoded together in the Parabacteroides chongii genome:
- a CDS encoding DUF3109 family protein — translation MIQIDDTLVSLDLIEANFICDLAQCKGICCVEGDSGAPLDKSEIAELEKALPVIWDDLSPEAQAIIKKQGVAYIDCEGDIVTSIVNGKDCVFTCYDTDGTCKCAIEKAYREGKLSFYKPVSCHLYPVRVTQYKDFRAVNYDRWKICKAAEVLGQKEKLPLYKFLKEPLTRKFGAEWYESLVEVAEEWRKQKEQEREE, via the coding sequence ATGATTCAAATAGACGACACGCTGGTCAGCTTAGACCTGATTGAAGCCAATTTCATTTGCGACCTTGCCCAATGTAAAGGTATCTGTTGCGTAGAAGGTGACTCCGGTGCTCCGCTGGATAAAAGCGAGATAGCCGAACTGGAAAAGGCACTTCCGGTCATCTGGGACGACCTTTCTCCCGAAGCACAGGCCATCATTAAGAAGCAAGGCGTTGCGTATATCGACTGCGAAGGCGACATCGTCACTTCCATCGTCAACGGAAAGGACTGTGTATTTACCTGCTACGATACTGACGGGACCTGCAAATGTGCCATCGAGAAAGCATATCGCGAAGGCAAACTGTCTTTCTACAAGCCGGTATCCTGCCACCTGTATCCGGTGCGCGTCACCCAATACAAGGACTTCCGCGCCGTAAACTACGACCGTTGGAAAATATGTAAAGCAGCAGAGGTATTAGGACAAAAGGAAAAACTCCCTTTATATAAGTTTCTGAAAGAACCGCTCACCCGCAAGTTCGGTGCCGAATGGTATGAATCGCTGGTGGAGGTTGCTGAAGAATGGAGGAAACAAAAAGAACAAGAGAGGGAAGAATAA